From a region of the Tenggerimyces flavus genome:
- a CDS encoding alpha/beta hydrolase, translated as MRNRLRSLALVGTLAFGTGSGVGYVSALDPHPELGALRYQASVVDGRQLLALDPSGDGRVVEAFGELDKAKRIAVLVPGCGPSLADFTNSPSTASPRRNAKALLAELRRTAPNVPTAVVAWVGYDTPEVINLSAVRSERAELGARDLVRLTKILPAKADVSLICHSYGSVTCGLAAKAAKAENLIAIGSPGMDAPSAAALETSARVWAARTADDPIQFVPNVRVLGLGHGPSPTSPEFGARVFSTGTITGHGSYYQPGSESLANMARIVLGRYADVTLASSKGETHG; from the coding sequence GTGAGAAACAGACTGAGATCACTCGCGCTGGTGGGGACGCTCGCCTTCGGGACGGGCAGCGGAGTCGGGTACGTCTCGGCGTTGGACCCGCATCCCGAGCTCGGCGCCTTGCGGTACCAGGCCAGCGTCGTGGACGGCCGGCAGCTCCTCGCGCTCGATCCGAGTGGCGACGGGCGGGTCGTCGAGGCGTTCGGCGAACTGGACAAGGCGAAGCGCATCGCGGTGCTCGTTCCCGGGTGTGGCCCGTCGCTCGCCGACTTCACCAACAGCCCCTCCACGGCCTCGCCGCGGCGGAATGCCAAGGCCCTGCTGGCCGAGCTGCGCCGCACCGCGCCGAACGTACCGACCGCGGTCGTCGCCTGGGTCGGGTACGACACCCCGGAGGTCATCAACCTGTCGGCCGTCCGGTCCGAGCGCGCCGAGCTGGGCGCGCGCGACCTCGTCCGGCTGACGAAGATCCTGCCGGCCAAGGCCGACGTCTCGCTGATCTGCCACAGCTACGGCAGCGTGACGTGCGGGCTCGCCGCGAAGGCGGCCAAGGCAGAGAACCTGATCGCGATCGGCAGTCCGGGCATGGACGCGCCCTCCGCAGCCGCGCTGGAGACCTCGGCGCGGGTGTGGGCGGCGCGTACGGCCGACGACCCGATCCAGTTCGTCCCGAACGTGCGAGTCCTGGGCCTCGGACACGGGCCGAGTCCGACCTCGCCGGAGTTCGGTGCCCGGGTGTTCTCGACCGGCACGATCACCGGTCACGGCAGCTACTACCAGCCCGGCTCGGAGTCGCTGGCGAATATGGCGCGGATCGTGCTCGGCCGGTACGCCGACGTGACGCTCGCATCCTCGAAGGGTGAGACCCATGGCTGA